The following nucleotide sequence is from Alkalihalobacillus sp. LMS39.
TCATGTTAGTAAAAACAGGCATTGGACAATTTTTTAATGACCTAGCTTTTGGAGCTACAGGAAGAATGACTGGTGGAACTGCAAAAGCAGCGGTAACTGCTAGTGCTCTACAAGGAATGGTAACTGGAAGTTCTGTTGCGAACACGGTTGGTTCCGGTTCATTTACGATTCCAATGATGAAACGAGCTGGCTTTAAACCAGAATTTGCTGCAGCGGCTGAAGCCTCAGCATCTACTGGTGGTCAAATTATGCCACCAATCATGGGTGCTGCTGCGTTTATTATGGCAGAATATACAGGCACACCGTATAGTGACATTATCATTATCGCGATTATACCGGCACTTCTTTATTTTTCTGGTGTCTTTATGGGTACTCATTTTGAAGCGAAAAAACGTGGCATTCTTGGTTTACCAAAAGATCAGCTTCCGACATTTACCGGTTTAATGAAACGAATTGATTTACTCTTGCCACTCTTTGCGATTATTGGTTTATTACTAGCCGGATATACAGCAACAACCGCAGCACTTTGGGGTATTTTTGCGGCCTTTTTCATTTCACTATTCCGCAAAGACACAAGAATGTCTGTTCTTGGCGTTTTAGATGCTCTTGAACAAGGGGCACGTGTCGCGCTCCCTGTTATTGCAGCTTGTGCTAGTGCAGGGATTATTGTTGGGATTGTTGTTATTACAGGACTTGGCGGGAAGATCGCTGGAGGAATTTTGCAATTAGCAAATGGAAACTTATTCCTTCTCTTATTCTTTACAATGATCGCTTGTATTTTACTCGGGATGGGACTTCCAACAACCGCAAACTATGTAGTTACTGCATCAATGGCAGCACCTGCACTTATTGCCTTTGACATCCCAGTTATGGCTGCTCATATGTTTGTCTTTTACTTTGGAATTGTTGCCGACATTACGCCGCCTGTTTGTTTAGCCGCTTATGCAGGAGCCGGAATTGCGAGAGCGAATCCGATGAAGTCAGGGGTGAACGCCTTAAAGCTCGCGATTGCCGCCTTTATTATTCCATATGCGTTCGTCTATAGTCCTGTACTTGTCCTACAAGATTGGACATTCGCGACGTTAATCCCGCCATTAATTACAGCTTTAATTGGTATGATGGCGATTAGTGCAGCTATGATGAACTACTTTATTACATCACCAAAAATTTACGAGCGAATTCTTTTATTCATTTCAGGGTTATTGCTTATTTATCCTGGCGACCTTCGTGTTTCACTACCTGGGCTTGGGGGTATTAATTTTAATTACCGTTCTTCAATATATGAGAAGTAAAAAGAATGAAGGAACACAAGCAAATGCATAATGAATAAGCTTTCAAAGCTTCAGAAAACTGTGGAGACTTTCTCAACAGCCAAAAGGCCAAATCGATGATTTGGCCTTTTTATCTTTTTATCGGACATCCGTTCCGCTATTCAACCGATTATCAAGCCAATTAAAAAGCTATCGGACATCTGTTCCGTTACTTGACTTGCTTCTAGTCAAACCACTAAAAAAAAGGGAATTAACGGATCATATGTCCGTAAGCTCTGTCTTAGTGGCTATTTTTGAAGGAATAACGGAATAAATGTCCGATAGCAAAAAAAATCTCTCTCCTATTCCTGAAACACATCAAAATTTCCCCATAACCCTTCAAGTTGCTTTAATCTTTTTTCGACCTTTTCGTGTTCCGACCGAGTTACAGCAGTTATGATTGCGCTTACGATACTAAATGGAGCTGCGAACGAATCAATAAATGAATTGATTTCCGTCGACGCAAGTAAAGTGTTGTCTCCATATTGTACAAGTGGTGACATCATATGGTCTGTAATGACAATCGTCTTTGCTCCCCTTGTTTTCACGTATTTTAAGACTTCAACTGTTCTTTTTGTATATCTCGCAAAACCAAAGCCAATCACAACATCTTCATCTGAAATATCTAGTAAATGCTCTGATACCCCATCTGCTTGTTGAACTAACTCTGTATTTTGTAAGACTAAGTCAAGGTAAAATTGCAGAAACATACCTAAGCTTGCCGCACTTCGATAAGCAATAATATAAACTCTTTTTGCGTTTATTATGTCTTTCACTATTTGCTGAAAAACGGATTCATCCATTTGAGAAATGGTAGATTTTAAGTTTTGAATATCATCCGATAACACTTCTTTTAACGCACTTTCTGGGTTATCATTTTCATCTGTTGTTCTTGCAAACACTTCTGCCGATGTCCATTTTCGTTGAAGAGCTTCTTGAAGATGCCTTTGAAAATCTGGGTATCCACGATATTGTAAAAATACAGCAAACCGAACGACAGTCGCTTCTCCTACTCCCGAATATTTTGCTAGCTTTGAAGCGGTTAAAAAAGGGGCCGTTTCTGGGTGACTAGTTAAATAATTTGCTATCTTTTTTTGTGATTTGCTCATCTTTGATTGCTTTGCAATCATACGCTGATATACTTCACTTTCTAGCATTCGTCTCCCTCCCTCCTGTCATCTCCTCTCTTTATACTACAACAAATAGGAGATCTATACCATGACTGAACGCTTAAAAGAGTTAGCTTCCACTTTTAAATTATCTTAAAATATGAAATATACGCTTCATTTTTCTGTATTTAGAAGGATTTCTTTCTTTTTTGACGGCATTTTACTATTCTTGCTATAATGATTTTGTCAAATCATAGAAAAACGAAGGAGGGCAATACGATGGCACAACCTAAGTACATTATGAATATTGACAAACTAGACTTTATTCCTGAGGACCAAAGAAAGAAATTAAAAGCGATTACGGACAAGTTTGTTTTTCGTGTCAATGAGTATTATTTAAGTTTAATTGATTGGAATAATCCGAACGATCCTATACGTAAACTCGTTATCCCTAACGAAGGTGAACTAGAGGAATATGGGCGCTGGGATGCTTCCGATGAGGACACGAACTACGCTGTACCTGGCTGTCAGCACAAGTATTCGACGACAGCATTACTAATCTGTTCTGAGGTTTGTGGTGCTTACTGTCGATACTGTTTCCGAAAAAGATTATTCCGAAATGATGTTAAAGAAGCGATGTCTGATGTCGATCCTGGTTTAGACTATATCGCCAACACACCTGAAATTAACAATGTGTTATTAACTGGTGGAGACCCTCTTATTCTAGCAACAAAGAAACTACGTTATATTATTGAGAGATTACGTTCGATTGACCATGTTAAAATCATACGAATTGGATCAAAACTACCTGTATTTAACCCAATGAGGATTTATGAAGATGAAGAGTTACTTTCTTTAATTCGTGAATATTCTACACCTGATAATCGTATTTATATTATGGCACACATTAATCATCCAGTAGAAATTACAGAAGAAGCAAAAAGAGGGTTTAAAGCACTTCATGATGCTGGTGCGATTGTAGTAAACCAAACACCTGTCTTACGTGGCATTAATGATGACCCTGAAGTACTTGGTTCACTTCTAGACAAATTATCATGGGCTGGCGTAACACCATATTATTTCTTTATTAATCGACCAGTTGCTGGGAATCGCGACTTTGTCCTTTCATTAAAAGAAGCGTACGAGATTGTAGAACAAGCAAAAGCGAAAACATCTGGCCTTGGGAAACGCGTCAGACTTTCAATGAGCCATACATCTGGAAAAATTGAAATCTTAGCGATTGAAGACGGAAAAGCTTATTTAAAATATCATCAGTCTCGTGATGGTAATTATGGTAAGTTTATGGTATTGGATTGCCCTGATGATGCTGGCTGGTTCGATGACTTACCAGGCAATGAAAAATATTGGGATAAGCCTAAAAAGCGTACAGAAGAAGTCGTGTCTGTTAATGAACTTCCTGATGTTCCACAAGGAAAAAAAGCATTAGTAAAAAACTAAATTGTAAGGATGTCACAATGTCGATTGACGTTGTGACATCCTTTTTTTCTATACTTTATATTGTTCCACTAGATTTTGAAGTTGTTCTGCACGTGCACTGAGTTCATTTGCCGAAGACGTAATTTCTTGCATAGAAGCAAGCTGTTGTTCTGTCGAAGCTGCAACCGTTTGTGTATTTCCTTCCGTTACTTTTGTTTTCATCGCGGTATCTTCAATCGACACTCGTAATTTCTTCATTTTATCCATTATACTAGAGGACACTCCAGTAACTTCACTAATTTCTTTTCCTACTTGTTTTGTTGCTTCTAAAATCGTTAAAAAGGTTTTTTCTGTATTTACAGCTATTACTACCCCTTCTTTTGCCTCTTGATTCACGTGTTCCATCGCTTCCATTGTTTGTGCAGTATCATTTTTTATTGCTGAAAGCAACACTTGAATTTGCTTTGCTGCATGAGAAGACTGTTCTGCTAATGTTCTCACTTCACTAGCAACAACAGCAAACCCCTTTCCATGTTCTCCTGCCCTTGCTGCTTCAATGGCTGCATTTAAAGCGAGTAAATTGGTTTGGTCGGCAATGCCTGTTATCGCATGAATCATTGTACCGATATGGTTTGACCGTTCTCCTAAATCTTTAATTATCGTTGCTGTTTGAACAACCGCTTCATCAATCGTTTTCATTTGTTGAATTGCTTTTTGGATATTTTTTTCGCCTAACACAGCCTGTTCATTTGCATACTTTGACGAATCTGATACTTTATTTGCTCTCGATGTAATCGATACAATTCCTTTATCGACATCAACCGTAGATTCAACATTTTCATTGGAACTTTTTAGTTGTTGTTCAACTACAGATGCAACTTCCTCAACTGAAGAGGATATTTGTCCCGTTGCTTCTGTTGCCTCTTCTATCGTTGACACTAGTTGTTGTGATGATGCTCCTACTTCTTGGGACAATGATTGACTATTAACAACTATGTGACGGAACGAATGTAACATTTTATTGATTGAAATAGCTATCTTTTGCATCTCATCTTTTGAAGACAATGAAACTTCTTCTCTTAAGTCGAAATTCGCAATCTTTCCAGTAATTTCTTCAATTTTTTGTACATTTTCTTGGACAGAACGATAAAAACCAATGAATAAATATATGACAAAAATAGAAACAAACAATACGATCGATAATGTTATGTTACGAAGCATGGCTAAACTAGCAATTTTTTGATCTAATGATGCTGCTAGTATATTTTCTTGTAACAGAATTAATTCAAAAACACTATTAATCGTTTCTGTCGTCAATTGAAAGTATTCTTGTTGCGAAATCGTAATCGTTTCTGTTTCAATAATTTCTCTGTCGATTATATTTGTAATTTGCAATGCTTTTTCTATTGCTTGTTCACTCGCAACACTTAATTGTGCTTGTAGTTGTGGATTATATGTGAAGATCGCATCATAGCTTTTTGTCGTATCAGTAATATACGTATCTAACAATCTCGTTAAATAGACGAGTTGAATTTCTTCCTCATGTGTCATTTCTTTATTTGTGATAACTCTCGAACCTACAGCACGAGCCGTTCCCATAAACTCTGTAATTTGTGGCAAGTTTTGGACAAGTAAAAAGATACTATAGTTATTTTCTAAATCTGAATCTAAACGTAAATTAGATTCATCTGCAATCAAGCCAATTTCCTCTATCATTAAAGCAATTATCTCATTATGACTTTGAATCGATTCACTAACAGTAAAATTAAACACATCTGATTCTATATGATTCCAGTCTTCCATAATATTTTTCCACGATTCTTTAGTCGAGTAATCCTGTTTAGCTTCTCCTAGTAAATAACTAACATTTTGGATATGCTCATTCACTTCTTGTTGTTTCGTTACAACTTGATTTTCCACCGTTTTATCACCTGATAAGTAGGTAACAGTTAAACCACGATGTTGTTGGGTTGATTGAATAAGAGGATAAACAGCTTCCAATAGCACTAAGCCCTCTTTTTCCTTTTTTGTAAAAGCTAAATCTGCTTGCAAATTCGTTGTTGTTATGATTGATAATATGACAATAGGAATAAAAACAATCAAAAAGATAAAAGCAAATTTCTTTGCATAACTCAATTTGTTTAATATTGAAACAACTGGCTTAAATATCATTTCTTTCTCCCCTTCATTTATTACATTAGAATTAGACTAATACTAAAGTCCTTTTATTCGATTTTATTATAAAACTTTAAACAATAAAGTGATTTTTATCACACGCTAAAATGTGGCAACTACTTCTTTTGTTATTTATGTTTACGAAACTTTGACAGTACGTTAAAATCATAGAATAAACTATTGCATCTACCTAGAGGTGAGACATGAACAAATTTTATCATTTTGCAATTATACTTTTTTTACTAGTTGGCTGTTCTACTGTTTCACAAGAGGCGGAAGATACAGATATTCTTATGATGGAAAACGAAGATATTCGAGTTTCTTATCTCCAAATGCTTCCGGAAGAGCAAGATGGGGAAGCTGGATTCTCTGTTTATTTTTCTATTGAACAACTTGGTTCCACACCAATTACAGAAGATAATTATTCATTTACATTACAGAGGACGATTACAGATTATGAAGGCAATGCTTATGAAACATTAACGAATGAGCGGTTGACCGTCGATATGGAAGGTGATCCATTGCCAGAAGGAACTGTTTTTTTTAAACAGTTTTTCACTCCTGAAATTATTGAGGAAACATCCATTCTTCCTGTTAGTTTCTTTACAAAACCAATTTATCAGCGCGACATTATTTTTGAGACAATCAGCTTTGAGCAAGCACATGAGCCAATTCATAATAATGGGTTAACGATTCATAAATTTGAAGTGGAAAAAGATAAGTTATCGATTGTCGTGGAAGACGTCCATCCTGTTAATGGACTAAAAATGACATTAATTAAAGATGGCGAAGAGCTTTACCCTCTATCATCACTTACACATGTTAGCGACGATAGCAATCATATGTCGGTGCAATTTCAATTTGCCCAACCGATTCCTGACCCTTTTACTATTAAACTTTCACGCCATCGAATAGAAGAAATCATCTGGGAGTTTCCGTTCGAAATTGAAGTAGAATAATAAGAAAACTCGGAGCGTCTTTTCATTTCAAGCGAAGTGCGGAGCCTTCGCTCTTCTTGAATAAGCCTTCAAAACTTCACTACTATACCA
It contains:
- a CDS encoding TRAP transporter permease; this encodes MSKEQQDSNAQELLAKYDRESAYRVNLKKWAWVVTILAISLTIFQLYTAFRGPYVSLVQGAIHLGSALGLIFILYPAKRSNLKKAGVPWYDVILAFLAMGSCFYIVYNYQRLVSEAIIRGYTDLDVFVAITGVLLLLEATRRAVGLPIVIIAGLALAYGMWGRGIPIFGHAGFSPERLFTSMFFTSEAVFGIPIQISSTFIYLFLFFGVMLVKTGIGQFFNDLAFGATGRMTGGTAKAAVTASALQGMVTGSSVANTVGSGSFTIPMMKRAGFKPEFAAAAEASASTGGQIMPPIMGAAAFIMAEYTGTPYSDIIIIAIIPALLYFSGVFMGTHFEAKKRGILGLPKDQLPTFTGLMKRIDLLLPLFAIIGLLLAGYTATTAALWGIFAAFFISLFRKDTRMSVLGVLDALEQGARVALPVIAACASAGIIVGIVVITGLGGKIAGGILQLANGNLFLLLFFTMIACILLGMGLPTTANYVVTASMAAPALIAFDIPVMAAHMFVFYFGIVADITPPVCLAAYAGAGIARANPMKSGVNALKLAIAAFIIPYAFVYSPVLVLQDWTFATLIPPLITALIGMMAISAAMMNYFITSPKIYERILLFISGLLLIYPGDLRVSLPGLGGINFNYRSSIYEK
- a CDS encoding MurR/RpiR family transcriptional regulator produces the protein MLESEVYQRMIAKQSKMSKSQKKIANYLTSHPETAPFLTASKLAKYSGVGEATVVRFAVFLQYRGYPDFQRHLQEALQRKWTSAEVFARTTDENDNPESALKEVLSDDIQNLKSTISQMDESVFQQIVKDIINAKRVYIIAYRSAASLGMFLQFYLDLVLQNTELVQQADGVSEHLLDISDEDVVIGFGFARYTKRTVEVLKYVKTRGAKTIVITDHMMSPLVQYGDNTLLASTEINSFIDSFAAPFSIVSAIITAVTRSEHEKVEKRLKQLEGLWGNFDVFQE
- a CDS encoding KamA family radical SAM protein, whose product is MAQPKYIMNIDKLDFIPEDQRKKLKAITDKFVFRVNEYYLSLIDWNNPNDPIRKLVIPNEGELEEYGRWDASDEDTNYAVPGCQHKYSTTALLICSEVCGAYCRYCFRKRLFRNDVKEAMSDVDPGLDYIANTPEINNVLLTGGDPLILATKKLRYIIERLRSIDHVKIIRIGSKLPVFNPMRIYEDEELLSLIREYSTPDNRIYIMAHINHPVEITEEAKRGFKALHDAGAIVVNQTPVLRGINDDPEVLGSLLDKLSWAGVTPYYFFINRPVAGNRDFVLSLKEAYEIVEQAKAKTSGLGKRVRLSMSHTSGKIEILAIEDGKAYLKYHQSRDGNYGKFMVLDCPDDAGWFDDLPGNEKYWDKPKKRTEEVVSVNELPDVPQGKKALVKN
- a CDS encoding methyl-accepting chemotaxis protein, producing the protein MIFKPVVSILNKLSYAKKFAFIFLIVFIPIVILSIITTTNLQADLAFTKKEKEGLVLLEAVYPLIQSTQQHRGLTVTYLSGDKTVENQVVTKQQEVNEHIQNVSYLLGEAKQDYSTKESWKNIMEDWNHIESDVFNFTVSESIQSHNEIIALMIEEIGLIADESNLRLDSDLENNYSIFLLVQNLPQITEFMGTARAVGSRVITNKEMTHEEEIQLVYLTRLLDTYITDTTKSYDAIFTYNPQLQAQLSVASEQAIEKALQITNIIDREIIETETITISQQEYFQLTTETINSVFELILLQENILAASLDQKIASLAMLRNITLSIVLFVSIFVIYLFIGFYRSVQENVQKIEEITGKIANFDLREEVSLSSKDEMQKIAISINKMLHSFRHIVVNSQSLSQEVGASSQQLVSTIEEATEATGQISSSVEEVASVVEQQLKSSNENVESTVDVDKGIVSITSRANKVSDSSKYANEQAVLGEKNIQKAIQQMKTIDEAVVQTATIIKDLGERSNHIGTMIHAITGIADQTNLLALNAAIEAARAGEHGKGFAVVASEVRTLAEQSSHAAKQIQVLLSAIKNDTAQTMEAMEHVNQEAKEGVVIAVNTEKTFLTILEATKQVGKEISEVTGVSSSIMDKMKKLRVSIEDTAMKTKVTEGNTQTVAASTEQQLASMQEITSSANELSARAEQLQNLVEQYKV